One genomic region from Spirulina subsalsa PCC 9445 encodes:
- a CDS encoding Uma2 family endonuclease — protein sequence MVQAPVQKLTLVEFLRLPETKPAQEYIDGQIIQKPMPQGKHSAIQGELVSAINEVVKSRRIARAFPELRCTFGGRSTVPDIAVFLWNRIPRDHNGEVANTFPIAPDWTIEILSPDQSQTKVTKNILHCLRHETAMGWLIDPDEQTLFVYRPKQEPEVWDRPDEIVPVPSFAHELQVSVQELFAWLLE from the coding sequence ATGGTACAAGCACCAGTCCAAAAACTGACCTTAGTAGAATTTTTGCGATTACCAGAGACGAAACCAGCCCAAGAATACATAGATGGTCAAATTATTCAGAAACCAATGCCTCAAGGGAAACATAGTGCAATTCAAGGGGAACTTGTCTCTGCCATCAATGAGGTGGTAAAGTCCCGGCGTATTGCTCGGGCATTTCCTGAGCTACGCTGTACCTTCGGGGGTCGTTCAACTGTTCCCGATATTGCCGTTTTCCTGTGGAATCGAATTCCCCGTGATCACAATGGGGAAGTTGCCAATACCTTCCCCATTGCGCCAGATTGGACAATTGAAATCCTCTCTCCCGATCAAAGCCAAACCAAGGTAACAAAGAATATCCTTCACTGTTTGCGACATGAAACTGCAATGGGTTGGTTAATTGATCCCGATGAACAAACCCTGTTTGTCTATCGTCCTAAACAGGAACCCGAAGTATGGGATAGACCTGATGAAATTGTTCCTGTACCATCCTTTGCCCATGAATTACAGGTTTCTGTTCAGGAGTTGTTTGCTTGGTTATTAGAGTAG
- a CDS encoding DUF2993 domain-containing protein, with the protein MEWIVLLLTGLLSGATPTGFIVESIVEGNLRSRLAGVDTLTVRIDNTPSHQLLQGKVDRVRLASRGVHLTPDLRLDTLELETDPLNVDLQQLRQGGRDWRNALRQPVQGAVRLVLTEADLKQALQSPQLRDRLQSLVTNLARNFPGTAPQQYELSDLDLEFLGDNRLRLQLQARSFDATGEDSAQLTLDITGKLVIEGGRRIQFSEADILLNDNPLPPMFANIALSALNSRLDLDVLTQQGITARLLQLDIDDERLSLAAFVRVE; encoded by the coding sequence ATGGAATGGATTGTTCTATTGCTCACAGGTTTACTCTCCGGTGCAACCCCCACCGGATTTATTGTTGAGAGTATCGTAGAAGGTAATTTGCGCTCAAGACTCGCTGGAGTGGATACCCTCACCGTGCGCATTGATAACACCCCCAGTCATCAACTTCTACAGGGCAAAGTGGATCGAGTCCGTCTAGCCAGTCGAGGCGTTCACCTCACCCCCGATTTACGACTGGATACCCTAGAACTGGAAACCGATCCCCTCAATGTTGATCTCCAACAACTCCGACAAGGGGGGAGGGATTGGCGGAATGCTTTACGTCAACCCGTACAAGGGGCGGTGCGCCTTGTTCTCACCGAGGCGGATCTCAAACAGGCGCTACAATCTCCCCAACTGCGCGATCGCCTACAAAGCCTCGTCACCAACCTCGCCCGCAACTTCCCCGGCACCGCTCCCCAACAATACGAACTCTCCGACCTCGATCTAGAATTTTTAGGCGACAATCGCCTCCGTCTCCAACTCCAAGCCCGCTCCTTCGATGCCACCGGAGAAGACAGCGCCCAATTAACCCTAGACATCACAGGCAAACTCGTTATAGAAGGCGGCCGACGCATTCAATTCAGCGAAGCCGACATCTTACTCAACGACAATCCCCTCCCCCCCATGTTCGCTAACATTGCCCTCTCCGCCCTCAACAGTCGCCTAGACCTTGATGTTTTAACCCAACAAGGCATTACCGCCCGTCTTCTACAATTAGACATCGACGACGAGCGGTTATCTCTAGCGGCCTTCGTTCGAGTGGAATAA
- a CDS encoding universal stress protein, with translation MFKTVLFPIDASREAREAAKVVEDIVKTYNSRLVLLSVVENPPTEHGEATAEVMTSAEAVEKLLEGAKQAFAQQGIQAEVMEREGMPSFTICDVADELEANLIVMGSSGMGLTEEGVSESVTTRVINLSPCPVLIVP, from the coding sequence ATGTTTAAAACTGTGTTGTTTCCGATTGATGCAAGCCGCGAAGCCCGCGAAGCGGCTAAGGTTGTAGAGGATATTGTCAAAACTTACAATAGTCGTCTGGTTTTGCTGTCTGTGGTGGAAAATCCCCCCACGGAACACGGGGAGGCGACGGCGGAGGTGATGACTTCTGCGGAAGCGGTGGAGAAGTTGCTGGAAGGTGCTAAACAGGCCTTTGCGCAACAAGGGATTCAAGCGGAGGTTATGGAACGGGAAGGGATGCCCTCGTTTACGATTTGTGATGTGGCTGATGAGTTGGAGGCTAATCTGATTGTAATGGGGTCGAGTGGTATGGGGTTAACGGAGGAGGGGGTGTCGGAGAGTGTCACTACGCGGGTGATTAATCTCTCTCCTTGTCCGGTGTTGATTGTGCCTTGA
- a CDS encoding phosphoglycerate kinase has product MSKKSVANLSASDLTGKRVLVRADFNVPIDNGSITDDTRIRAALPTIQDLISKGAKVLLSSHFGRPKGKVVESMRLTPVAQRLSELLEKPVTMCPDCIGDEVAAIVNGMNNGDVALLENVRFYAEEEKNDPDFAKKLAANADLYVNDAFGTAHRAHASTEGVTQYLSPSVAGYLIEKELQFLQGAIDNPQRPLAAIIGGSKVSSKIGVIETLLEKCDKLLIGGGMIFTFYKARGLNVGKSLVEEDKLELAKSLEAKAKEKGVDLLLPTDVVLADNFAADANSQIASIESIPDGWMGLDIGPDSVKVFQDALADCKCVLWNGPMGVFEFDLFAKGTEAIAHTLADLTEKGAVTIIGGGDSVAAVEKVGVASKMSHISTGGGASLELLEGKVLPGIAALDEA; this is encoded by the coding sequence GTGTCGAAAAAAAGCGTAGCAAATTTATCAGCCAGTGATTTAACCGGAAAACGGGTTTTAGTAAGAGCCGATTTTAACGTTCCCATCGACAACGGGAGCATTACCGATGATACTCGCATTCGCGCCGCTTTGCCTACCATTCAGGACTTAATCAGCAAAGGCGCGAAAGTTCTGTTATCCAGCCACTTTGGCCGTCCCAAAGGGAAAGTCGTTGAAAGTATGCGTCTTACCCCCGTAGCTCAACGTCTGTCTGAGTTACTAGAAAAACCCGTTACCATGTGTCCCGATTGTATTGGAGATGAAGTCGCCGCTATTGTCAACGGCATGAACAACGGCGATGTCGCCTTACTCGAAAACGTCCGCTTCTACGCCGAAGAAGAGAAAAATGACCCCGACTTTGCCAAAAAGTTAGCCGCGAATGCTGATCTGTACGTCAATGACGCTTTCGGAACCGCACACCGCGCTCACGCTTCGACGGAAGGGGTCACACAATACCTCAGTCCCAGTGTAGCGGGTTATTTAATTGAGAAAGAATTACAATTTTTACAAGGGGCCATTGATAACCCCCAACGTCCTTTAGCCGCCATTATTGGGGGATCTAAAGTCTCCAGTAAAATTGGTGTCATTGAAACCTTACTCGAAAAATGCGACAAACTGCTCATCGGGGGAGGGATGATTTTCACCTTCTACAAAGCCCGGGGTTTAAACGTGGGCAAGTCTTTGGTAGAAGAGGATAAACTGGAATTGGCTAAATCTCTAGAAGCCAAAGCCAAAGAGAAAGGCGTGGATCTGTTATTACCCACCGATGTAGTCTTAGCCGATAATTTCGCCGCCGATGCTAACTCCCAAATCGCCAGCATTGAGAGCATTCCCGATGGCTGGATGGGATTAGATATTGGCCCCGATTCCGTGAAGGTCTTCCAAGACGCTTTAGCCGATTGTAAGTGTGTCCTGTGGAATGGCCCGATGGGGGTATTTGAGTTTGATCTGTTTGCCAAAGGGACAGAGGCGATCGCCCATACCCTAGCCGATTTAACCGAAAAAGGCGCAGTCACTATCATTGGGGGAGGTGACTCCGTGGCCGCCGTCGAAAAAGTCGGCGTAGCCAGCAAAATGAGCCACATTTCCACCGGAGGCGGTGCAAGTTTAGAATTACTCGAAGGGAAAGTATTACCCGGAATTGCCGCTTTAGATGAAGCTTAA
- a CDS encoding DNA cytosine methyltransferase → MTFSKPTIVALFAGCGGLDLGFRQAGFNIIWANEYDKEIWSTYEKNHPQNFLDRRDIRKIPSAEIPNCTGIIGGPPCQSWSEGGCQRGIEDERGQLFLEYIRILQDKQPQFFLAENVSGILHKKHQVALKNILAAFEEAGYVVSLKLLNAKDYQVPQDRKRVILVGYHINLNKKFIFPEPNSNYLTLKDTIWDLKESALPAQEKNKTNGSKCIVPNHEYMTGGFSTIYLSRNRVRGWDEPSFTIQAGGRHAPIHPQANKMIHVGKDHFIFDPNSPYSYRRLSIRECARIQTFPDAFIFDYQNVASAYKMLGNAVPVNLAYALARVIFDDLRGVESFTEKEKSTTMVGVNIN, encoded by the coding sequence ATGACTTTTTCTAAACCTACCATCGTCGCCCTTTTTGCCGGATGTGGAGGATTAGATCTCGGATTTCGGCAAGCTGGATTTAATATCATTTGGGCAAACGAATATGATAAAGAAATCTGGTCAACCTACGAAAAAAATCACCCCCAAAACTTTTTAGATCGTCGAGATATTAGAAAAATTCCCTCAGCAGAAATCCCCAACTGTACAGGCATCATCGGGGGGCCACCTTGTCAGAGTTGGAGCGAGGGCGGATGTCAACGGGGCATTGAAGATGAACGGGGTCAATTATTCTTAGAATATATTCGCATCTTACAAGACAAACAACCTCAATTTTTCCTAGCTGAAAATGTTTCTGGTATTCTGCACAAAAAACATCAAGTTGCCTTAAAAAATATTCTGGCAGCTTTTGAAGAAGCGGGTTATGTGGTTTCGTTAAAACTGCTCAATGCCAAAGATTATCAAGTTCCCCAAGATCGAAAGCGGGTGATTTTAGTAGGATATCATATCAACTTAAACAAAAAATTCATCTTTCCTGAGCCTAATTCTAATTATTTAACGCTCAAAGATACTATCTGGGATTTAAAAGAGTCAGCCCTTCCTGCTCAAGAGAAAAATAAAACCAATGGGAGTAAATGTATTGTTCCCAATCATGAATATATGACCGGAGGATTTTCCACAATTTACCTTTCTCGTAATCGAGTAAGAGGTTGGGATGAGCCATCGTTCACCATTCAAGCAGGAGGTCGTCATGCTCCTATTCATCCCCAAGCCAATAAAATGATTCATGTCGGGAAAGATCACTTTATCTTTGACCCCAACTCTCCCTATTCTTATCGGAGGTTATCCATTCGAGAATGTGCTAGAATCCAGACCTTTCCTGATGCCTTTATTTTTGACTATCAAAACGTGGCCTCTGCTTATAAGATGCTCGGGAATGCCGTACCTGTTAATTTAGCCTATGCTCTAGCTAGAGTTATTTTTGATGATTTAAGAGGCGTTGAAAGCTTTACAGAAAAAGAAAAATCTACCACTATGGTTGGAGTTAATATTAATTAA
- the pth gene encoding aminoacyl-tRNA hydrolase: MIQTNPTPSLIIPQLIVGLGNPGTRYDKTRHNIGFEALDCLSQTWQLSWQNHKRFKGFFSEGRSITGEKIYLLKPQTYMNLSGESIRAVVDWYKIPPASILVIYDDMDLPVGRLRIRLSGSAGGHNGIKSTIAHLGSQDFPRLRVGIGKSGEDKETVSHVLGKFAPSEKKVIAEVLDWVVSAVELSLKQGLEKAMSLYNGRVIGE; the protein is encoded by the coding sequence ATGATACAAACCAATCCCACCCCCTCCCTAATCATTCCTCAACTGATTGTCGGGTTAGGAAATCCCGGAACTCGATACGATAAAACCCGCCATAACATCGGTTTTGAAGCCTTAGATTGCCTTTCTCAAACTTGGCAACTCTCTTGGCAGAATCATAAACGCTTTAAAGGCTTTTTTAGCGAGGGACGGAGTATCACCGGAGAGAAAATTTATTTACTCAAACCCCAAACCTACATGAACCTTTCCGGCGAGTCCATTCGTGCCGTTGTCGATTGGTATAAAATCCCCCCAGCATCCATTCTGGTGATTTACGACGACATGGACTTACCCGTTGGACGCTTACGGATTCGCCTTTCTGGGTCGGCCGGAGGGCATAATGGCATCAAATCCACCATTGCTCACCTTGGGAGTCAAGACTTTCCCCGGTTGCGAGTTGGCATCGGTAAATCTGGGGAAGACAAGGAAACCGTGTCCCATGTTTTGGGCAAATTTGCTCCCTCGGAGAAAAAGGTCATTGCTGAAGTATTAGATTGGGTAGTCAGTGCCGTGGAATTGAGCTTAAAACAAGGTTTAGAAAAAGCCATGAGTCTTTACAACGGCCGCGTTATTGGCGAGTAG